Proteins found in one Scardovia inopinata JCM 12537 genomic segment:
- a CDS encoding type Z 30S ribosomal protein S14 yields the protein MAKTALKNKAARKPKFGVRGYTRCQVCGRPHSVYRKFGLCRVCLREKAHRGELPGVTKSSW from the coding sequence ATGGCAAAAACCGCTCTGAAGAATAAGGCGGCCCGTAAGCCCAAGTTCGGTGTGCGTGGTTATACCCGCTGCCAGGTGTGCGGACGTCCTCATTCCGTTTATCGCAAGTTCGGTCTCTGCCGTGTCTGCCTTCGCGAGAAGGCTCATCGCGGTGAGCTCCCCGGCGTTACGAAGTCCAGTTGGTAA
- the rpsH gene encoding 30S ribosomal protein S8, translated as MTMTDPIADMLTRLRNASAAKHETVDMPYSKFKAHIAEILKREGYIAGFEAKEARVGQTLEITLKYGPRGEQSINGIKRISKPGLRRYAKSDALPMPLGGLGVAIISTSSGLMTQKECLDRGIGGEIVAYVW; from the coding sequence ATGACAATGACAGATCCAATCGCAGATATGTTGACACGTCTGCGTAATGCGAGTGCGGCAAAACACGAAACCGTGGATATGCCTTACTCCAAGTTCAAAGCACATATTGCTGAGATTCTGAAGCGCGAAGGTTATATCGCAGGCTTCGAAGCAAAGGAAGCCCGTGTAGGCCAGACCCTGGAGATTACTCTCAAGTATGGCCCCCGCGGTGAGCAGAGCATCAATGGAATTAAGCGCATCTCCAAGCCTGGTCTGCGTCGGTACGCGAAGTCCGATGCCCTCCCTATGCCTTTGGGAGGCTTGGGCGTGGCTATCATCTCCACAAGCTCCGGTTTGATGACTCAGAAGGAATGCCTCGATAGAGGTATTGGCGGCGAAATCGTTGCCTACGTGTGGTAA
- the rplF gene encoding 50S ribosomal protein L6 has product MASHIGKLPVTVPAGVEVKIDGDVVTAKGSKGSDSYTLPQGITAKLDGNEIFVEAADDERQTRAKHGLSRSIIASIVKGVHDGFTRRLQIVGTGYRATAKGKGIEFSLGYSHTITVNPPEGVEFEIPNPNEVIVKGTDKQVVGQVAANIRKLRSPEPYKGKGIKYDDERIIRKAGKAGK; this is encoded by the coding sequence ATGGCATCACATATTGGTAAACTCCCCGTCACCGTTCCGGCTGGAGTAGAAGTAAAGATCGATGGCGATGTAGTCACCGCCAAGGGCTCCAAGGGAAGCGACAGCTACACCCTGCCCCAGGGCATTACTGCAAAGCTTGATGGCAACGAAATTTTCGTTGAAGCAGCAGATGATGAGCGCCAAACCCGGGCTAAGCATGGCCTGAGCCGCTCTATTATTGCTTCCATAGTCAAAGGTGTTCACGATGGGTTCACCCGTCGCCTGCAGATTGTGGGTACAGGTTATCGTGCTACGGCCAAAGGTAAGGGGATTGAATTCTCCCTGGGCTATTCTCATACGATTACTGTCAACCCTCCTGAAGGTGTTGAATTTGAGATTCCTAATCCCAATGAGGTTATCGTCAAAGGTACAGACAAGCAGGTTGTAGGCCAGGTTGCCGCTAACATCCGCAAGCTCCGTTCCCCTGAACCTTATAAGGGCAAGGGAATCAAGTACGACGATGAGCGCATCATCCGCAAGGCTGGAAAGGCTGGTAAGTAA
- the rplR gene encoding 50S ribosomal protein L18, translated as MTVKIIGKGKKISRLRRHARLRKKIVGTAERPRLVVTRSNRNMVAQIVDDTKGVTLVSASTLAHDFGSFEGTKTEAAKKVGEQIAQKAIDAGITAVVFDRGGNKYHGRVAAVADGAREGGLQL; from the coding sequence ATGACAGTCAAAATTATCGGTAAAGGTAAGAAGATCTCTCGCCTGCGTCGTCATGCCCGTCTGCGCAAGAAGATTGTCGGCACAGCCGAGCGTCCCCGTCTTGTTGTTACTCGTTCTAACCGTAATATGGTTGCTCAGATTGTTGATGATACCAAGGGTGTAACCCTGGTCAGTGCTTCAACTCTGGCTCATGATTTCGGTTCCTTTGAGGGAACCAAAACCGAGGCTGCCAAGAAGGTCGGTGAGCAGATTGCTCAGAAGGCAATAGATGCAGGGATTACCGCTGTTGTCTTTGACCGTGGCGGCAACAAGTACCATGGCCGCGTCGCAGCTGTTGCAGACGGCGCCCGTGAAGGAGGTTTGCAGCTGTGA
- the rpsE gene encoding 30S ribosomal protein S5: protein MSDEQTVKETEEVTDVQTADQAAASAGKEGAGERRSRRSGRGRGERRSRRDREDKRDELMDRVVTIRRVSKTNKGGRTMSFAALVVVGDGRGTVGVGYGKSREVPAAIAKGQLEAKKHMFTVPRLRGTIPHPVIGHESAGTVLLRPAAPGTGVIAGGAVRAVLECAGISDILSKTMGSGNAINTVRATIQALQSLEEPQEVAARRNMTLQEVAPDRLLREQAAGIDEERKAREEAQAAKAAKDGE, encoded by the coding sequence GTGAGCGATGAACAGACTGTAAAAGAAACTGAAGAGGTCACCGACGTGCAGACCGCTGATCAGGCTGCTGCCTCTGCCGGCAAGGAAGGCGCAGGCGAGCGCCGTTCCCGCAGGTCGGGCCGCGGACGTGGTGAGCGCCGTTCCCGCCGTGACCGTGAAGACAAGCGCGATGAGCTGATGGACCGTGTGGTTACTATCCGTCGCGTATCCAAGACCAATAAGGGCGGTCGTACCATGAGCTTCGCAGCCCTGGTGGTTGTGGGCGATGGACGCGGAACTGTTGGCGTGGGCTACGGCAAGTCTCGTGAGGTCCCGGCAGCTATTGCCAAAGGCCAGCTCGAAGCCAAGAAGCACATGTTTACTGTTCCCCGTCTGCGTGGCACTATTCCTCACCCGGTTATTGGCCATGAGTCTGCAGGCACAGTTCTCCTGCGCCCGGCAGCCCCTGGTACCGGTGTAATTGCAGGCGGCGCTGTCCGTGCTGTTTTGGAGTGCGCTGGCATTTCCGATATTCTCAGCAAAACCATGGGATCAGGCAACGCTATCAATACCGTTCGTGCAACTATCCAGGCTTTGCAGAGTCTGGAGGAGCCTCAGGAAGTTGCAGCCCGCCGCAATATGACTTTGCAGGAGGTTGCTCCTGATCGTCTTCTGCGTGAACAGGCTGCCGGTATTGATGAGGAACGCAAGGCTCGTGAAGAAGCTCAGGCCGCAAAAGCAGCAAAGGATGGTGAGTAA
- the rpmD gene encoding 50S ribosomal protein L30: MADNKQIKITLKRGLAGADQRQKDCVRTLGLHKIGQSTVREDTPIVRGVVRRIAHLVTVEEA; encoded by the coding sequence ATGGCAGACAACAAGCAGATTAAGATCACCCTGAAGAGGGGGCTTGCTGGTGCCGATCAGCGTCAGAAGGACTGTGTGCGGACCCTGGGTCTGCATAAGATTGGGCAGAGCACTGTTCGCGAAGATACCCCTATAGTTCGTGGCGTAGTCCGTCGGATTGCCCACCTGGTTACTGTTGAGGAGGCATAA
- the rplO gene encoding 50S ribosomal protein L15 gives MAQEQEVDILQMHDLRPAVGAKKSRTRVGRGEGSKGKTSGRGTKGTKARYQVRPGFEGGQLPLYMRLPKLRGFRNPFKVEYQVVNLDKVSQLFPDGGEVTVDALVEKGAVRRNQPVKVLGTGEVKAAYTFKGVKASASALKKIEEAGGSVSAE, from the coding sequence ATGGCACAAGAGCAGGAAGTAGATATTCTTCAGATGCATGACCTCCGTCCAGCAGTTGGTGCTAAGAAGAGCCGTACCCGTGTGGGTCGTGGTGAAGGTTCCAAGGGTAAGACTTCTGGCCGGGGCACTAAGGGCACTAAAGCCCGCTACCAGGTTCGTCCTGGTTTTGAAGGCGGCCAGCTGCCCCTTTATATGCGTCTTCCCAAGCTGCGTGGATTCAGGAACCCCTTCAAGGTTGAATACCAGGTAGTCAACCTTGACAAGGTATCTCAGCTTTTCCCTGATGGGGGAGAGGTCACTGTAGATGCACTTGTTGAGAAGGGAGCTGTCCGCCGGAATCAGCCGGTGAAGGTTCTCGGAACCGGCGAGGTTAAGGCTGCATACACCTTCAAGGGAGTCAAGGCCTCTGCCTCGGCATTGAAGAAGATTGAGGAGGCCGGTGGCTCTGTTTCCGCTGAATAA
- the secY gene encoding preprotein translocase subunit SecY, with protein sequence MRTLIQALKTKELRNKILFVIFMIIIFRIGSFIPTPGVDYTAVQKCASLETAENFVGLVNLFSGGALLQLSIFALGIMPYITASIVIQLLRVVIPRFEELHKEGQSGEAKLTEYTRYLTIGLAVLQSTTILVTARSGQLFNGACTQQIIPDSSVWNLSVMVLIMTGATGFIMWMAELITEKGIGNGMSILIFTSICSSFLPQLWTIGYAKHEWVKFGVVVAVIIFILIFVNYIELMQRRIPVQYTRRMIGRKMYGGTSTYLPIKVNMSGVIPPIFASSILAIPTLVAQFGNSSQKWVIWINTNLANTTSTWYICLYSLMIVFFTFFYTSIIFNTDETADNMKEYGGFIPGIRAGRATSEYLKYVVNRLNTVGSIYLLFVCLIPTVLIMALNLSSRLPFGGTTILIIAGVGLDTLRQAAAQTEQFQYEGFLLKADAASAKAELNK encoded by the coding sequence GTGAGAACCCTCATCCAGGCTTTAAAAACCAAAGAGCTGCGGAATAAGATTCTTTTCGTGATCTTTATGATCATCATCTTCCGTATCGGCTCATTCATTCCTACACCTGGTGTGGACTATACTGCGGTGCAGAAGTGTGCGTCTTTAGAGACAGCAGAGAACTTCGTTGGTCTCGTCAACCTTTTCTCTGGTGGTGCTTTGCTCCAACTGTCCATCTTTGCTCTGGGCATCATGCCCTACATCACAGCATCCATCGTTATCCAGCTTTTGCGCGTGGTTATTCCACGCTTTGAGGAACTCCACAAAGAAGGCCAGTCAGGCGAAGCCAAACTTACCGAATACACCCGCTACCTGACCATTGGTCTGGCGGTGCTTCAATCCACCACTATTCTGGTAACTGCCCGGTCAGGCCAGCTCTTCAACGGCGCCTGCACCCAGCAGATAATTCCTGACAGCTCTGTCTGGAACCTGAGTGTGATGGTTTTGATCATGACCGGTGCAACCGGATTTATCATGTGGATGGCCGAGCTGATTACTGAAAAGGGAATCGGCAATGGTATGTCCATCCTCATCTTTACCTCCATCTGCTCCAGTTTCCTTCCGCAGCTCTGGACCATTGGCTACGCCAAACATGAGTGGGTAAAGTTTGGTGTGGTTGTTGCTGTTATTATCTTTATCCTGATCTTTGTCAACTACATAGAACTGATGCAAAGACGAATTCCGGTCCAGTACACCCGCAGAATGATTGGCCGCAAGATGTATGGGGGGACGTCCACCTACCTGCCTATTAAGGTCAACATGTCAGGCGTTATTCCTCCTATTTTTGCTTCGTCTATTCTGGCTATCCCCACCCTGGTTGCCCAGTTCGGCAACAGCAGCCAAAAATGGGTCATCTGGATTAATACAAACCTGGCCAACACCACCAGTACGTGGTATATTTGCCTTTATTCCCTGATGATTGTCTTCTTTACCTTCTTCTACACGTCTATCATCTTCAACACCGATGAAACTGCAGATAATATGAAGGAATACGGAGGCTTTATTCCAGGAATTCGTGCCGGCAGGGCCACATCAGAGTATCTGAAATATGTGGTAAACAGGCTTAACACGGTAGGCTCCATTTACCTGCTTTTTGTCTGCCTGATTCCTACAGTTCTGATTATGGCTCTGAACCTAAGCTCCCGCCTTCCCTTTGGCGGCACCACAATTTTGATTATTGCCGGTGTTGGTTTGGATACTCTTCGTCAGGCAGCTGCCCAGACAGAACAGTTCCAGTATGAGGGATTCCTGCTGAAAGCTGATGCTGCCAGCGCGAAGGCAGAACTGAATAAGTAA
- a CDS encoding adenylate kinase has protein sequence MRLLIMGPQGVGKGTQAALLAEHYQIPAISTGDIFRYNLKNQTDLGKKVQAFIDKGELVPDQLTNSIIKDRLAMEDAQQGWILDGYPRNAAQVEALDQMLAELETPLDKVLALQADRQVLMDRMTKRAEIEGRSDDTPDVIARRLDVYAKETKPLLDIYKDRGLLLEINGVGQIDQISKTVISQLDHLDHTV, from the coding sequence ATGCGTCTTTTGATTATGGGACCCCAGGGAGTGGGCAAAGGTACTCAGGCTGCTTTGCTGGCTGAGCACTACCAGATTCCCGCCATCTCGACCGGGGATATTTTTCGCTATAACCTGAAGAACCAAACTGACCTGGGCAAGAAAGTACAGGCTTTTATTGATAAAGGAGAGTTGGTTCCCGACCAGCTGACCAATTCTATTATCAAGGATCGTCTTGCCATGGAGGATGCTCAGCAAGGGTGGATTCTGGATGGGTACCCCCGAAATGCTGCTCAGGTTGAAGCCCTGGATCAGATGCTGGCAGAGCTGGAGACTCCTCTGGATAAGGTTCTTGCCCTTCAGGCTGACCGTCAGGTGCTCATGGACAGGATGACCAAGCGGGCTGAAATTGAGGGCCGCTCTGATGATACTCCTGACGTTATTGCCAGGCGTTTGGACGTGTATGCCAAGGAAACCAAGCCCTTGCTGGACATTTATAAAGACCGTGGTCTCCTGCTGGAGATTAACGGGGTTGGCCAGATTGATCAGATTAGCAAAACCGTTATCAGCCAGCTTGATCATCTTGATCACACGGTATAA
- a CDS encoding DUF2207 domain-containing protein yields MGAINWRWAGKSFGKALLTFPFLLLACVLIFPNLTGNLTIFKNHMKSGSQLRYTSMIYHARMQTNGNLDVTEKLTVDLPNREGAWRQLYTRFLLDSRQATGIKNISVTNETSQQTYTQTSYQKANTHEISIDEWNSQAANTWYLTKVDDDGYIQETSSNPADLKLKPTQPGESRQTQRVELGWNIPVTYKGTYTFSIHMTFENAITQYRDASQFQWSLIDKSNTVPIDHVKGHFYFPEGTKKSWAWYHFTGESTKKRGAHNSLIFTADAVAPGQYLDILSMFTHDSMKCARKSTAAIVDKTQKTEADSEARYNKQIQQKARRTVWVFFGSTAASIIMACLAWSMALKAYKKYRYQPSGDYRREPPDFSPSLAVRVYEDMAANLGERVHGKTKSKQISSLMLSLISKKAIAVYPGKSSYYTSFNLDNPTDQEIGSAMVSMQNDRHQHSYASAMTVHILPALIHTDSQEYQDLHLNSTEAALGKVLLRVSEEKGSPTFDSTDMSSILKKKKNANLLKTFNSSLAGEYKQAYIKSASYPLGATLTAYLMVLLGLWEFFQASQLFSPFAYYLVLGLATIISGLAARKYGKIHPVTAKGKDYFYQAESLRNYLRDFSQFNDRGVQDLVLWDRYLVYAAAFGMTKEVLQQFHQQISAMNAMGQAQSGVDGQASLGMAAGMDYSMSATRWFWMPDILVSHKSFWGSGMGESSGLGGQGFANDMPSSAFNNFGDFASDFSSSFSSIGDTVGSAISQAYGSSDSGYSNSGYSGGGGFSGGGGFGGGGGGGGGGSFGGR; encoded by the coding sequence ATGGGTGCTATCAACTGGCGATGGGCTGGAAAATCTTTCGGTAAGGCCTTGCTTACCTTTCCTTTTCTCCTTCTGGCCTGTGTCCTCATTTTTCCCAACCTGACGGGTAATCTGACTATCTTCAAAAATCACATGAAGTCTGGAAGTCAGCTCCGCTACACTTCTATGATTTACCATGCTCGCATGCAGACCAACGGCAATCTTGATGTGACCGAAAAGCTCACTGTCGATCTGCCGAACCGGGAAGGGGCCTGGAGGCAACTGTATACCCGTTTTCTTCTTGATAGCAGGCAGGCAACAGGAATAAAGAATATTTCCGTGACAAATGAAACCAGCCAGCAGACATATACGCAGACCAGCTATCAGAAGGCCAATACGCACGAGATTTCCATAGATGAATGGAATTCTCAGGCTGCCAACACCTGGTATCTGACCAAAGTTGATGATGACGGATATATCCAGGAAACGTCGTCAAACCCGGCAGATCTGAAGCTTAAACCAACCCAGCCAGGTGAATCCCGTCAGACTCAGAGAGTGGAGCTGGGCTGGAATATTCCCGTCACCTACAAGGGAACTTATACGTTCAGTATTCATATGACTTTTGAGAATGCTATTACTCAATATCGGGATGCTTCCCAGTTCCAATGGTCTTTGATTGATAAATCCAACACGGTTCCCATAGATCATGTAAAGGGACATTTTTATTTTCCCGAGGGGACGAAAAAATCCTGGGCCTGGTATCATTTTACCGGAGAATCCACCAAAAAAAGAGGAGCTCATAATTCCCTGATTTTTACGGCTGATGCTGTTGCTCCCGGCCAATACCTGGATATTCTTTCCATGTTTACCCATGACTCCATGAAGTGTGCCCGCAAGAGTACCGCTGCCATTGTGGACAAGACGCAAAAAACAGAAGCTGATTCCGAGGCTCGCTATAATAAGCAGATCCAGCAGAAGGCCAGGAGAACTGTCTGGGTTTTCTTTGGATCCACTGCAGCCAGCATCATTATGGCTTGTCTTGCCTGGAGCATGGCCCTGAAAGCATACAAAAAGTATAGATATCAACCAAGCGGGGATTACAGGAGGGAACCGCCCGATTTCAGCCCGTCTCTGGCTGTCAGAGTTTATGAGGATATGGCCGCCAATTTAGGGGAAAGGGTTCATGGAAAAACAAAGAGTAAGCAGATATCATCTCTTATGCTTTCCCTGATTTCCAAGAAGGCCATCGCAGTCTATCCGGGTAAATCCTCCTATTACACGTCCTTTAATCTGGATAATCCCACCGATCAGGAGATTGGCTCTGCTATGGTTTCCATGCAGAACGACCGGCATCAACACTCTTATGCCTCTGCCATGACCGTTCATATCCTCCCTGCTTTGATCCATACCGACAGCCAGGAGTATCAGGATCTGCATCTCAATTCAACCGAGGCAGCGTTGGGTAAGGTTCTTCTTCGTGTTTCTGAGGAGAAAGGGTCGCCTACTTTCGACTCCACTGATATGTCCTCTATTCTGAAGAAGAAGAAAAATGCTAACCTGCTGAAGACATTTAACTCTTCCCTAGCCGGGGAATATAAGCAGGCTTATATTAAGTCAGCATCCTACCCGCTGGGAGCCACACTGACAGCTTACCTTATGGTTCTTCTTGGCCTCTGGGAGTTCTTCCAGGCTTCTCAGCTTTTCAGTCCTTTTGCCTATTACCTTGTTCTAGGGCTGGCAACGATTATCTCTGGTCTCGCTGCGCGGAAATATGGGAAAATCCATCCGGTAACGGCCAAGGGGAAGGACTATTTCTATCAGGCGGAGTCTCTACGAAATTATCTGCGGGATTTCAGCCAATTTAATGACAGGGGAGTGCAGGATCTGGTCCTGTGGGATCGGTATTTGGTTTATGCTGCTGCCTTTGGAATGACCAAGGAAGTTTTGCAGCAGTTCCATCAGCAGATTTCGGCTATGAATGCCATGGGCCAGGCTCAATCAGGAGTGGATGGACAGGCATCCCTGGGCATGGCCGCTGGAATGGATTACAGTATGTCTGCCACCCGCTGGTTCTGGATGCCTGATATTTTGGTCAGCCACAAGAGCTTTTGGGGATCCGGGATGGGCGAGTCATCTGGCCTCGGGGGACAGGGTTTTGCTAATGACATGCCTTCCTCAGCTTTTAACAACTTTGGGGATTTTGCTTCCGATTTCTCTTCCAGCTTTTCCAGTATTGGAGACACAGTGGGATCCGCTATTTCTCAGGCTTATGGATCGTCCGACAGTGGATATTCCAACAGCGGATATTCCGGCGGTGGTGGATTCTCTGGCGGAGGCGGCTTCGGCGGTGGAGGCGGCGGTGGAGGCGGCGGCTCCTTTGGGGGTCGCTGA
- a CDS encoding LemA family protein — protein MGGAIAAIVIIVILIVIVFWAISVYNNLVTMRNRVKNGWAQTDVQLKQRADLVPNLVATVQGYAAHESSVFEEVAKARSRVVDMAANGTIEQRAQAENALGRAIVNILATAENYPELKANQNFMDLQNKLSELEQKIAYARQFYNDVVMKYNTKLEVFPSNLIAGMFHFEQAQSFSVTDQQDREAPRVNFGTPAGSVPPRPSAGPSADPAPVGPAPDSQPPAQMPSQQ, from the coding sequence ATGGGTGGAGCAATAGCAGCCATCGTCATTATCGTTATTCTTATAGTAATCGTCTTCTGGGCTATTTCTGTGTACAACAACCTGGTAACCATGCGTAACCGGGTGAAGAACGGATGGGCTCAGACCGATGTCCAGCTTAAGCAGAGAGCTGATCTGGTTCCTAACCTGGTGGCTACTGTTCAGGGGTATGCGGCCCATGAATCATCTGTTTTTGAAGAGGTGGCCAAGGCTCGGTCCCGGGTGGTAGACATGGCCGCCAATGGAACTATTGAGCAGAGAGCACAGGCAGAAAATGCTCTCGGCAGGGCTATTGTCAACATCCTGGCCACCGCAGAGAACTATCCTGAGCTGAAAGCCAATCAGAATTTCATGGATCTGCAGAACAAACTGAGCGAGCTGGAGCAAAAGATTGCTTATGCCCGTCAGTTCTACAATGATGTGGTCATGAAGTACAACACCAAGTTGGAAGTTTTTCCTTCTAACCTGATAGCCGGCATGTTCCATTTTGAACAGGCGCAGAGCTTTTCTGTAACCGATCAGCAGGACCGGGAAGCGCCCCGAGTGAATTTTGGGACCCCAGCCGGTTCAGTTCCTCCCAGGCCTTCTGCCGGCCCATCTGCTGACCCCGCTCCTGTAGGACCTGCACCAGACAGTCAGCCTCCCGCCCAGATGCCTTCCCAGCAGTAA
- the infA gene encoding translation initiation factor IF-1 codes for MAKNDVIEVEGRVVEALPNAMFRVELENKHIVLATISGKMRKNYIRILPQDRVVLEMSPYDLTRGRITYRYK; via the coding sequence ATGGCAAAAAATGATGTGATCGAGGTTGAAGGCCGGGTTGTTGAGGCCCTTCCTAATGCTATGTTTCGGGTAGAGCTCGAGAATAAACACATCGTGCTGGCTACTATTTCCGGGAAAATGCGGAAAAATTACATCCGTATTCTTCCTCAGGACCGTGTGGTGCTCGAAATGAGTCCCTACGATTTGACCCGTGGCCGTATTACCTATCGATACAAGTAA
- the rpmJ gene encoding 50S ribosomal protein L36, with amino-acid sequence MKVSPSVKRICEKCRVIRRHGRVMVICENPRHKQRQG; translated from the coding sequence ATGAAGGTTAGTCCCAGTGTCAAGCGGATCTGCGAGAAATGCCGCGTCATCCGCCGCCACGGCCGCGTCATGGTGATCTGTGAAAACCCGCGTCATAAGCAGCGTCAGGGCTAG
- the rpsM gene encoding 30S ribosomal protein S13, with product MARLAGVDIPNEKRIEVALTYIFGVGRTRAKETLEATGISPDIRVKDLTDEQLIQLRDYLEGNYKIEGDLRREIDADIRRKVQINCYQGIRHRRHLPVRGQRTKTNARTRKGPKRTVAGKKKV from the coding sequence ATGGCACGTCTTGCCGGAGTCGACATCCCCAATGAGAAGCGCATTGAAGTTGCCCTCACCTACATTTTTGGTGTGGGACGCACACGCGCTAAAGAAACCCTCGAAGCGACCGGTATCTCACCGGATATTCGCGTCAAGGATCTGACTGACGAACAGCTCATTCAGCTTCGTGATTACCTGGAAGGCAATTATAAGATTGAAGGTGATCTGCGCCGTGAAATCGATGCAGACATTCGCCGCAAGGTTCAGATCAACTGCTATCAAGGTATCCGCCATCGCAGGCATTTGCCTGTGCGTGGTCAGCGTACAAAAACCAACGCACGCACCCGTAAGGGTCCTAAGCGCACAGTTGCAGGTAAGAAGAAGGTTTAA
- the rpsK gene encoding 30S ribosomal protein S11: MAATKQAARKPRRKDRKSVPVGQAHIKSTFNNTIISITDPSGAVVSWASGGDVGFKGSRKSTPYAAGMAAEAAARKAQEHGVKKVDVFVKGPGSGRETAIRSLQSAGLEVGSITDRTPQAFNGVRPPKRRRV, translated from the coding sequence ATGGCAGCTACAAAGCAGGCCGCGCGCAAGCCTCGCCGCAAGGACCGCAAGTCGGTACCGGTTGGCCAAGCGCACATCAAATCAACATTTAATAATACGATCATCTCCATCACTGATCCTTCAGGAGCCGTTGTTTCTTGGGCTTCCGGCGGTGATGTAGGTTTCAAGGGCTCCCGTAAGTCCACCCCTTACGCTGCTGGCATGGCTGCAGAAGCGGCTGCCCGTAAGGCACAGGAGCATGGCGTTAAGAAGGTTGACGTATTCGTCAAGGGACCTGGTTCCGGCCGCGAGACCGCAATCCGTTCTCTTCAGTCTGCAGGACTTGAGGTTGGTTCTATTACCGACCGCACCCCGCAGGCATTCAACGGTGTCCGCCCGCCTAAGCGTCGCCGCGTCTGA
- a CDS encoding DNA-directed RNA polymerase subunit alpha, with product MLIAQRPSLTEEQVTPQRSRFTIEPLEPGFGYTLGNSLRRTLLSSIPGAAVTSVRISGALHEFTTLPGVKEDVTEILLNIKELVLTSEYDEPVVMYLRKSGEGEATAADITPPAGVVIANPDLHIATLAEDGELEIEFTVERGRGYVPAQMNKQEGDEIGRIPVDSIYSPVVKVSYKVEATRVEQRTDFDKLIVDVETKPAITPRDAVASAGSTLVELFGLFHELNNQAEGVEVGPAPVTEEVDPQMEIPIEDLNLTQRSYNCLKREGIHTIGELVKRSEQDLLDIRNFGQKSIDEVKDKLASMGLSLKQSPLGLGQIDLDDSNFFSPEDL from the coding sequence GTGCTTATTGCACAGCGTCCGTCACTTACTGAGGAACAAGTTACTCCCCAGCGTTCGCGCTTTACGATTGAGCCTTTGGAGCCCGGCTTTGGTTACACTTTGGGTAATTCCTTGCGCCGGACTCTCCTGAGTTCTATTCCGGGGGCAGCAGTGACATCGGTACGTATTTCCGGGGCCCTGCATGAGTTCACCACTCTGCCTGGGGTCAAGGAAGACGTTACTGAAATTCTTTTAAATATCAAAGAACTCGTGCTCACTTCTGAGTACGATGAGCCTGTTGTCATGTATCTGCGTAAAAGCGGCGAGGGAGAAGCCACAGCAGCTGACATTACTCCACCTGCTGGTGTAGTAATTGCCAACCCTGATCTTCACATTGCTACCCTTGCCGAAGATGGAGAGCTCGAGATTGAGTTCACTGTTGAGCGTGGACGTGGCTACGTGCCGGCTCAGATGAACAAGCAGGAGGGCGATGAGATCGGTCGCATTCCTGTTGATTCCATTTATTCACCTGTGGTGAAAGTGAGCTACAAGGTGGAAGCAACCCGCGTGGAGCAGCGCACTGATTTTGATAAGCTCATCGTTGATGTGGAAACAAAGCCGGCTATCACCCCCCGTGACGCCGTAGCTTCCGCCGGATCAACCCTGGTGGAGCTCTTCGGGCTTTTCCATGAGCTCAACAATCAGGCTGAAGGCGTAGAAGTTGGCCCTGCCCCGGTGACCGAAGAGGTCGATCCTCAGATGGAGATCCCTATCGAGGATCTTAATCTGACTCAGCGGTCTTATAATTGCCTCAAGCGCGAAGGAATCCATACTATCGGCGAGCTGGTCAAGAGGTCGGAGCAGGACCTGCTTGACATTCGCAATTTTGGTCAGAAGTCTATTGATGAGGTTAAAGATAAGCTCGCCAGCATGGGACTGTCTTTGAAGCAGTCGCCTCTGGGACTTGGCCAGATCGATCTTGACGACAGCAATTTCTTCAGTCCTGAAGATTTGTAA